A genomic segment from Laspinema palackyanum D2c encodes:
- the dnaJ gene encoding molecular chaperone DnaJ, protein MARDYYEILGVARTADKEEIKRAYRRLARKYHPDVNKEEGAEERFKEINHAYEVLSEPEVRARYDRFGEAGVSSGAGGPGFGDMGDMGFADIFESFFNGFAGGGVPGQQGRRRSGPVRGDDLRLDLKLDFREAIFGGEKEIRISHLETCSSCVGTGAKPGTRPRTCGTCNGAGQVRRATRTPFGSFTQVSVCPTCNGTGETIEDKCEACNGAGVKQETKKLKINVPPGVDNGTRLRVSAEGDAGARGGPSGDLYVYLFVNEDAEFQRDNINILSEIKISYLQAILGCRLDVNTVDGPTELTIPAGTQPNTVMKLDNKGVPKLGNPAVRGDHLISVAIEIPTKLTAEERPLLEQLAKLKGDRTGKGGKGFLGDLFNK, encoded by the coding sequence ATGGCCCGCGATTACTATGAAATTCTAGGTGTTGCTCGCACTGCTGACAAAGAAGAGATTAAACGTGCCTACCGCCGGTTAGCGCGCAAATATCACCCAGATGTCAATAAAGAAGAGGGCGCTGAAGAGCGCTTTAAAGAAATCAATCACGCTTACGAAGTCCTGAGCGAACCCGAAGTCCGCGCACGTTATGACCGATTTGGCGAAGCCGGAGTCAGTTCCGGTGCCGGAGGGCCAGGATTCGGTGATATGGGCGATATGGGCTTTGCTGACATCTTTGAAAGCTTTTTTAATGGCTTTGCTGGGGGTGGTGTTCCCGGTCAACAGGGCCGCAGAAGAAGCGGTCCGGTGCGTGGGGATGACCTCCGCCTGGATTTGAAACTGGATTTCCGCGAAGCCATATTTGGCGGCGAAAAAGAAATTCGCATTTCTCATCTGGAAACCTGTAGCTCCTGTGTGGGAACTGGGGCCAAACCTGGAACCCGTCCCCGTACCTGTGGCACCTGCAATGGCGCAGGACAGGTCCGCCGTGCTACCCGCACCCCCTTTGGCAGTTTCACTCAAGTCTCGGTTTGTCCCACCTGTAACGGCACTGGGGAAACTATTGAGGATAAGTGCGAAGCTTGTAATGGCGCTGGAGTCAAACAAGAGACCAAGAAACTCAAAATTAACGTGCCACCGGGTGTGGATAACGGGACTCGCTTGCGGGTTTCTGCCGAAGGCGATGCCGGGGCCCGGGGTGGTCCGTCCGGGGATTTGTACGTTTATTTGTTCGTGAATGAAGATGCGGAGTTTCAGCGCGACAATATTAATATCCTCTCGGAAATTAAGATTAGTTATCTCCAGGCGATTTTGGGATGTCGTTTGGATGTGAATACGGTGGATGGACCCACGGAACTGACGATTCCTGCGGGTACTCAACCGAATACGGTGATGAAGTTAGATAATAAAGGGGTTCCGAAGTTAGGAAATCCGGCAGTGCGTGGGGATCATCTGATTTCCGTGGCGATCGAGATTCCGACGAAGTTAACCGCAGAAGAACGGCCCTTGCTGGAACAGTTGGCAAAACTGAAAGGCGATCGCACGGGGAAAGGGGGTAAAGGATTTTTAGGAGATTTGTTTAACAAGTGA
- the dnaK gene encoding molecular chaperone DnaK, with product MGKVIGIDLGTTNSCVAVLEGGKPNVISNTEGGRTTPSIVGIAKNGSRVVGQLAKRQAVTNAENTVYSIKRFIGRRWEDTEEERSRVPYTCTKGRDDTVDVKIRGTTYTPQEISAMILQKLKEDAEAYLSEEVTQAVITVPAYFTDAQRQATKDAGTIAGLEVLRIINEPTAAALSYGLDKQGQDQTILVFDLGGGTLDVSILQLGDGIFEVKSTSGNNHLGGDDFDTTLVKWMVEQFRINEGIDLSVDKMAVQRIREAAEKAKIELSSRETAAINLPFISADETGPKHLEMELTREQFEELVSNLVKLSLEPVVQAIKDSTLSIDEIDRIILVGGSTRIPAVQKAISDYFGGKEPDRTVNPDEAVAIGAGIQAGVLGGEVQDVLLLDVTPLSLGIETLGGVFTKIIDRNTTIPTSRAQTFSTATDGQREVEIHVLQGERAMVKDNKSLGNFILDKIPPAPRGVPQIEVSFEIDANGILNVAATDKGTERVQSIQITSTGGLSDEEIEKMRQDAEKYADEDRYRKQVAEIKNQAESLFYNYKATLKDNVALLSDELKAELKDRAKQLKAALENKTVEVEELKQRMSAFQETLFSVGIAVYQQSNPVEEEEEKEEANTSE from the coding sequence ATGGGAAAAGTCATCGGAATTGACCTCGGGACCACCAATAGTTGTGTTGCTGTCTTAGAGGGCGGTAAACCCAACGTGATTAGCAACACCGAAGGCGGACGCACTACCCCCAGTATTGTGGGAATTGCCAAAAACGGCTCGCGGGTTGTCGGACAGCTTGCCAAACGCCAAGCCGTCACCAATGCCGAAAACACCGTCTACAGCATCAAACGCTTTATCGGTCGTCGCTGGGAAGACACAGAAGAAGAACGATCCCGAGTTCCCTACACCTGTACCAAAGGTAGAGACGACACCGTAGATGTCAAAATCCGGGGAACCACCTACACTCCCCAGGAAATTTCGGCCATGATCCTGCAAAAGCTCAAAGAGGATGCCGAAGCCTATCTCTCCGAAGAAGTCACCCAAGCGGTGATTACGGTTCCGGCTTACTTTACCGACGCTCAACGCCAAGCCACCAAAGATGCAGGCACGATCGCCGGATTAGAAGTGCTGCGAATTATCAACGAACCCACCGCCGCCGCCCTCTCCTACGGCTTAGACAAACAAGGACAAGACCAAACCATTCTCGTTTTTGACCTCGGAGGCGGGACCTTAGATGTCTCCATTCTCCAACTCGGAGACGGCATCTTTGAAGTCAAATCCACCTCCGGCAACAACCACCTCGGCGGGGATGACTTTGATACCACCCTGGTTAAATGGATGGTCGAACAATTCCGCATCAATGAGGGGATCGACCTCTCCGTCGATAAAATGGCCGTCCAACGGATTCGCGAAGCCGCAGAAAAAGCCAAAATTGAACTCTCCTCTCGGGAAACTGCCGCCATTAACCTGCCCTTTATCAGCGCCGACGAAACCGGACCCAAGCACTTGGAAATGGAGTTGACCCGAGAGCAGTTTGAAGAACTCGTCAGCAATTTGGTCAAACTCAGCTTAGAACCCGTCGTTCAGGCGATTAAAGATAGCACCCTGAGTATCGATGAAATTGACCGGATTATTTTAGTGGGCGGTTCGACGCGGATTCCGGCGGTTCAAAAAGCCATCAGTGATTATTTTGGCGGCAAAGAACCCGATCGCACGGTCAATCCTGATGAAGCAGTGGCGATCGGGGCCGGAATTCAAGCCGGGGTCCTCGGGGGCGAAGTCCAAGATGTCCTCCTGTTGGACGTGACTCCCCTCTCCCTCGGCATCGAAACCCTGGGCGGCGTTTTCACCAAAATTATCGATCGCAACACGACCATTCCCACCAGTCGCGCCCAAACCTTCTCCACCGCCACCGATGGCCAACGAGAAGTGGAAATCCATGTTCTGCAAGGGGAACGGGCAATGGTCAAAGATAACAAAAGCCTGGGCAACTTCATCCTGGATAAAATCCCCCCCGCACCCCGAGGAGTTCCTCAAATCGAAGTCTCCTTTGAAATTGATGCCAATGGCATTCTCAATGTCGCCGCCACAGACAAAGGCACCGAACGAGTCCAAAGCATTCAAATCACGAGCACAGGTGGGTTGAGCGACGAAGAAATCGAGAAAATGCGTCAAGATGCGGAAAAATATGCCGATGAAGACCGCTATCGCAAACAAGTCGCAGAAATTAAAAACCAGGCTGAAAGCCTGTTCTATAATTATAAAGCGACTCTGAAAGATAACGTGGCTCTGTTGAGCGATGAGCTCAAGGCAGAACTCAAGGACCGAGCGAAACAGCTAAAAGCAGCGCTCGAAAATAAAACCGTTGAGGTTGAAGAGCTTAAACAGCGAATGTCCGCATTCCAAGAAACTCTCTTCTCTGTGGGAATTGCCGTTTATCAGCAATCTAACCCAGTGGAGGAAGAAGAGGAAAAAGAAGAGGCCAATACATCGGAGTAA
- a CDS encoding sulfurtransferase TusA family protein, translated as MNFVRTKLRLDKMNPGEVLEVWLDPGEPIEQVPDSLRMDGHIMELIEDRGGFFALQVRRAATPA; from the coding sequence ATGAATTTCGTGCGGACCAAACTGCGCTTGGATAAAATGAATCCCGGGGAAGTGCTAGAAGTGTGGCTGGACCCGGGAGAACCCATCGAACAGGTTCCTGATAGTCTGCGAATGGATGGACATATCATGGAACTGATTGAGGACCGAGGGGGGTTTTTTGCCCTGCAAGTTCGACGTGCGGCGACTCCTGCATGA
- the rsgA gene encoding small ribosomal subunit biogenesis GTPase RsgA: protein MSNGKPEAETLRGATTPGDRLAENGDSGTRGGNPDSGNESLPGDRLELLSPETPPESESPITGTVVAVQANYYRVQLDQPVTTASTLLCTRRSRLKKIGIQVMVGDRVVIEEPDWEGGRGAVAEVFPRQTELDRPAIANANQLLLVFAIEEPTLDPHQLTRFLVKAESTGLSVLLCLNKTDLVSEQERMEWQERLESWGYQPLFISVETGVGIDAVRDRLKDKITLISGPSGVGKSSLINQLIPFATLRVGDVSGKLGRGRHTTRHVELFDLPTGGLLADSPGFNQPNLDFPARELAEYFPEARQRLQEGTCQFSDCLHRDEPNCVVSGDWERYDDYLEFLEEAIIYEEILSQQSNPESSLKVKSKGKGTEQNEPKLESKKYRRVSRRFEHQNLEQLYQDFEEEENQEF, encoded by the coding sequence ATGAGTAACGGCAAACCTGAAGCAGAGACCCTGAGGGGTGCAACAACTCCGGGTGATCGCCTCGCGGAAAACGGCGATTCCGGGACCAGGGGAGGGAATCCCGATAGCGGGAATGAGTCCCTCCCGGGCGATCGCCTGGAGTTGCTCTCCCCAGAGACTCCTCCCGAGTCTGAATCTCCGATTACGGGGACAGTTGTCGCAGTCCAAGCGAATTATTATCGGGTGCAGTTGGATCAGCCGGTGACGACAGCATCGACTCTGCTTTGTACCCGGCGATCGCGCTTGAAAAAAATTGGAATTCAGGTGATGGTGGGCGATCGGGTGGTGATAGAAGAACCGGATTGGGAAGGTGGCAGAGGTGCAGTCGCCGAAGTCTTCCCCCGGCAAACGGAACTGGATCGTCCGGCGATCGCCAACGCCAACCAACTCCTCCTCGTCTTCGCCATAGAAGAACCCACCCTCGACCCCCATCAACTCACCCGCTTTTTAGTCAAAGCCGAATCTACGGGATTATCGGTTTTGTTGTGTTTAAATAAAACGGATTTAGTTTCAGAACAAGAGCGAATGGAGTGGCAAGAACGGTTAGAAAGTTGGGGCTATCAACCGTTATTTATTAGTGTAGAAACCGGAGTGGGGATTGATGCCGTGCGCGATCGGCTCAAAGATAAAATCACCTTAATTTCCGGCCCTTCCGGCGTCGGCAAATCCAGCTTAATTAATCAACTTATCCCCTTCGCCACCCTGCGCGTCGGCGATGTATCCGGCAAACTCGGACGGGGACGCCACACCACCCGCCATGTCGAATTATTTGACTTACCCACCGGAGGACTCCTCGCCGACTCCCCCGGATTCAATCAACCCAACCTCGACTTCCCAGCGCGAGAATTAGCCGAATATTTCCCCGAAGCGCGCCAACGCCTGCAAGAGGGAACCTGTCAGTTTAGCGACTGCCTACATCGGGACGAACCCAACTGTGTAGTCAGTGGAGACTGGGAACGGTATGACGATTATTTAGAGTTTCTGGAAGAGGCAATTATCTATGAAGAAATCCTCTCCCAACAAAGCAATCCCGAATCCAGCCTGAAAGTCAAAAGCAAAGGCAAAGGAACCGAGCAAAATGAGCCGAAGTTAGAATCAAAAAAATATCGGCGCGTTTCTCGACGGTTTGAACATCAAAATTTAGAACAATTATACCAGGATTTTGAGGAAGAAGAAAATCAGGAATTTTGA